A region of Bombilactobacillus folatiphilus DNA encodes the following proteins:
- a CDS encoding amino acid permease has protein sequence MAQKDELARTLSSRHVSMIALGGTIGTGLFLGSGESIHKAGPLILVIYLITGLFVFLMMRALGELLLSDTKKIIFVDFIKEYLGDRTGFIMGWTYWLGWLVIAMSELTAVGTYMQFWFSHIPTWIWELAFLAILYLINIIAVKAFGETEFWFALIKIVAILAIIAVAVIMVCLHTKTNHGYVQFSNLWRFGSSSGHPKEIISAFQMAFFSFLGVEFVGVSAAETKDPFTNIPHAINSVIMRILIFYIGALAAIMIIQPWPNYSAGHSPFVQVFGGIGIKAAAGIINFVVLTAAASSLNSSLFTTGRMLYSMCPSTSWLGKLNRNQIPMRAISLSTLLVALVVIINYLSPQGAFKLITSIASAGFLVIYMFLMLTHAKYRSSNNFLSANSKQFLMPGAPVTDYLTIIFMFLIFLILLFTPETTSTTVLTLIWFVLIYLLSFKVVKR, from the coding sequence ATGGCACAAAAAGATGAATTAGCACGAACTTTATCCTCACGTCATGTGAGCATGATTGCTTTAGGCGGCACAATCGGTACCGGACTATTCTTAGGATCGGGAGAATCAATTCATAAAGCAGGACCATTGATTTTGGTCATTTACTTAATTACTGGATTGTTCGTCTTTTTAATGATGCGTGCTTTAGGCGAATTATTACTATCTGACACGAAAAAAATTATTTTTGTTGATTTTATCAAAGAATACTTAGGTGATCGTACGGGTTTCATCATGGGCTGGACTTACTGGTTAGGCTGGTTGGTCATTGCCATGTCTGAACTAACTGCAGTCGGAACGTATATGCAGTTTTGGTTTTCCCATATTCCCACTTGGATTTGGGAATTAGCCTTTTTGGCAATTCTTTATTTAATTAATATTATTGCCGTCAAAGCGTTCGGAGAAACAGAATTTTGGTTCGCACTTATTAAAATTGTCGCGATTTTGGCAATTATTGCCGTCGCTGTGATTATGGTTTGTCTGCATACCAAAACAAATCACGGCTATGTTCAATTCAGCAATTTATGGCGCTTTGGCAGTTCTTCCGGTCACCCTAAAGAAATTATTTCAGCCTTTCAGATGGCCTTCTTTTCCTTCTTAGGCGTAGAATTCGTGGGTGTTTCAGCGGCGGAAACTAAAGATCCATTCACCAATATTCCACATGCCATTAATTCTGTGATCATGCGAATTTTAATTTTTTACATTGGCGCCTTGGCAGCGATTATGATCATTCAACCATGGCCTAATTATAGTGCTGGTCATTCTCCTTTCGTCCAAGTTTTTGGGGGAATCGGCATCAAGGCAGCTGCTGGCATCATTAATTTTGTCGTGCTGACGGCCGCGGCTTCATCTCTGAATAGTTCCCTCTTCACGACTGGACGCATGTTATATTCAATGTGTCCTTCCACCAGTTGGTTGGGCAAATTGAATCGCAATCAGATTCCCATGCGCGCCATTTCCTTGTCCACGCTCTTAGTTGCATTAGTCGTCATCATCAATTATTTATCCCCGCAGGGTGCGTTCAAACTTATCACATCCATTGCTTCAGCGGGCTTTTTGGTAATTTACATGTTTTTAATGCTCACACATGCAAAATACCGTTCCTCAAATAATTTTCTGAGCGCCAACTCGAAACAATTTTTAATGCCTGGCGCTCCCGTAACTGATTATTTAACGATTATCTTTATGTTTTTAATTTTCTTGATTCTTTTATTTACTCCTGAAACAACTAGCACCACAGTCTTAACTTTAATCTGGTTTGTATTGATTTATTTGCTTAGTTTCAAAGTAGTCAAGCGTTAG
- a CDS encoding LacI family DNA-binding transcriptional regulator, with product MTTLKDIAQLAGVSTATVSRVMNGKGEASLQTIQKIQKIIEQVNYHPNRTAKILSAQKSNLIALLIPNFSNPFFSELVQKIEQAANRQGYQIYLCNSEDNRQKVEYYLETMQDNYVAGAIIDSLFVKQADLDRLEQRQIPTVTIDRTHLKHPYAALNVDHVQGEYLATKNILQQQPQAKLVFLSGPAGEQSSKDRYQGYCKALREVGATSLAVLYGDFTYESGYQQVDQFLQSRTDLQGIVCSNDAMAVGALRACQDHQLRVPQDVQLVGYDNTRLGKFMNPRLSTVQQFAPNYFDLMIDELTQKQKQQYCLTPQFIARESTYGGKND from the coding sequence ATGACAACGTTAAAAGATATCGCCCAACTAGCGGGTGTTTCCACGGCGACGGTATCGCGCGTGATGAATGGCAAGGGGGAAGCGAGCCTACAAACGATTCAAAAGATTCAAAAAATTATTGAACAAGTTAATTATCATCCGAATCGGACAGCAAAAATATTGTCCGCGCAGAAGTCGAATTTGATTGCTTTGTTGATTCCTAATTTTAGCAATCCGTTTTTTAGTGAATTAGTTCAAAAAATTGAGCAAGCCGCTAATCGGCAAGGATACCAGATTTATTTGTGCAACAGTGAAGATAATCGGCAAAAAGTTGAATATTATTTGGAAACGATGCAGGATAATTATGTAGCAGGCGCAATTATTGATTCACTATTTGTCAAGCAGGCTGATTTAGATCGGTTGGAGCAACGCCAGATTCCGACGGTCACGATTGATCGGACGCATTTAAAACATCCGTATGCGGCTTTGAATGTCGATCATGTGCAAGGTGAGTATTTGGCGACGAAAAATATTTTGCAACAGCAACCGCAAGCAAAGCTTGTCTTTCTGTCAGGACCTGCTGGTGAACAAAGTTCCAAAGATCGTTACCAAGGTTATTGCAAAGCGCTTCGGGAAGTAGGCGCAACGTCGTTAGCCGTCTTGTACGGTGATTTTACTTACGAAAGTGGTTATCAACAAGTCGACCAATTTTTACAGTCCAGGACTGATTTACAAGGGATTGTTTGTTCCAATGACGCGATGGCTGTGGGTGCACTGCGAGCATGTCAGGATCATCAATTAAGGGTTCCGCAAGATGTCCAGCTGGTGGGCTATGATAATACGCGCTTGGGTAAATTTATGAATCCGCGCTTGAGTACGGTGCAACAGTTTGCGCCAAATTATTTTGATTTAATGATTGATGAATTAACGCAAAAACAGAAACAGCAATATTGCTTAACACCGCAATTTATTGCGCGAGAATCAACTTATGGAGGAAAAAATGACTAA
- a CDS encoding helix-turn-helix domain-containing protein, with translation MRYEDLLKTKEAKEVTLVKLLINAGGTMDAKAMYQQLHLSKKSLENYIEETAQTLQDFAPACQLTYNGVTLTFQKPPELSLKALEQKIYLSSSKYQILLTLFKKQELNLIVLAQDLSMSESSISRKIKELNVSLQEFSLRIWQGKLCGDESQIRYFYFNLFWGLEQGFDQITPSEQHIIQDLTRGLQLTLTETTRRKLLLWLRITKKRINNPQINFGAFAQQFQPFQKEPLYQKLRPLMQRINSFYALELRPEETMLHFAFFQSMGILEQTDFVQHQATTGAKTLVDHCNERLFHQIAQFYDQPHIEPDLQTKCLYYLTQMHMKLYFFQGDFEIYNLKIVDQLDHNLYLNGIKQHAQYLSAIMQSELQLQTSSSVQKMTLVRYASIIMIVDLAIRHTIRLGVALNLEGAFQEEAAQILALQLKNLNGVQVETFNAKHQYDLVITNTQLQLDAPIYQITEVNSAYDLSEVKRLIHKLA, from the coding sequence ATGCGTTATGAGGATTTGCTTAAAACTAAAGAAGCCAAAGAAGTGACACTCGTCAAATTGCTTATTAATGCTGGGGGCACGATGGACGCTAAGGCTATGTATCAACAATTACATTTATCCAAAAAATCTTTGGAAAACTATATTGAAGAAACGGCGCAAACTTTGCAGGATTTTGCACCTGCTTGCCAACTGACTTATAACGGCGTGACCTTAACTTTTCAAAAGCCGCCCGAATTGTCGTTAAAAGCATTAGAACAAAAAATTTATCTAAGCTCTAGTAAATATCAAATTCTCCTGACACTATTTAAAAAGCAAGAACTGAATTTGATTGTTTTAGCGCAAGATTTGTCCATGAGTGAGTCTTCAATCTCTCGCAAAATCAAAGAGTTAAATGTGTCACTGCAAGAATTTAGTTTGCGGATTTGGCAAGGCAAATTATGCGGCGATGAAAGTCAAATTCGTTATTTTTACTTCAATTTATTTTGGGGCTTAGAACAAGGATTCGACCAGATAACACCTTCAGAACAGCATATTATCCAAGATTTAACCCGAGGATTACAACTCACTTTGACCGAAACAACCCGCCGAAAATTATTACTTTGGTTGCGGATTACCAAAAAACGCATCAATAATCCTCAAATCAACTTTGGCGCCTTTGCTCAGCAATTTCAACCTTTTCAAAAAGAACCTTTATACCAAAAATTGCGCCCGCTCATGCAACGAATTAACAGTTTTTATGCGTTGGAATTGCGCCCTGAAGAAACTATGCTTCACTTTGCTTTTTTCCAGAGTATGGGGATTTTGGAGCAAACTGATTTTGTTCAACATCAAGCGACTACCGGTGCAAAAACACTGGTTGATCATTGCAACGAACGTTTATTTCACCAAATTGCACAATTTTATGACCAGCCGCATATTGAACCAGACTTACAAACCAAATGTCTTTATTACTTAACTCAAATGCATATGAAACTCTATTTTTTTCAAGGTGATTTTGAAATTTATAATTTAAAAATTGTCGACCAACTGGACCACAATCTCTATCTCAATGGCATTAAACAGCATGCGCAATATTTGTCAGCCATAATGCAATCTGAATTACAACTGCAAACGAGTTCTAGTGTACAAAAAATGACACTCGTGCGCTACGCCAGCATTATCATGATAGTTGATTTGGCAATTCGCCATACGATTCGCCTCGGTGTTGCGTTGAATCTAGAAGGTGCCTTTCAAGAAGAGGCCGCACAAATCTTGGCGCTCCAATTAAAGAATCTCAACGGTGTGCAAGTAGAAACTTTTAACGCCAAACATCAATATGATCTGGTTATCACTAACACGCAATTACAGTTAGACGCACCAATTTATCAAATCACCGAAGTCAATTCAGCTTATGATTTAAGTGAGGTTAAGCGTTTGATTCACAAATTAGCTTAA
- a CDS encoding ribokinase produces the protein MKYDVAVLGSINVDIKAQISQYPEYGATATAKSVVTLPGGKGANQAIGVARLGGKLAFMGSVGQDASGQQMLQNLTNFRIDTKYIKQSPDAGTGSFIVWLDDDGENTMVGTLGANASLTAADIDRAMQEIEAPVLLLQMETSRESIMAALKQAQQKGMFVILDPAPADNYFEEALQYADCVTPNAQETQKISGVQVTDQQSALQAAKVIAAKGVPNVIVKMGSQGNLVYQNGKVDYVAAHKVQAVDTLGAGDTFAAGMAVSYAKNQDLLAAVEYGNKAAAIKVSRTGGQKSMPTAAEMQ, from the coding sequence ATGAAATATGATGTGGCAGTTTTAGGCAGTATCAATGTTGATATTAAAGCACAAATCAGTCAATATCCCGAATATGGTGCGACGGCGACCGCTAAAAGTGTGGTTACCTTACCTGGCGGCAAGGGCGCGAATCAAGCAATTGGGGTGGCGCGGCTCGGGGGCAAACTTGCTTTCATGGGTTCCGTCGGTCAAGATGCCAGCGGTCAACAAATGTTACAAAATTTAACTAATTTTAGAATTGACACCAAGTATATCAAGCAAAGTCCAGATGCAGGCACCGGCAGTTTTATCGTGTGGTTGGATGATGACGGTGAGAATACGATGGTGGGTACACTGGGAGCGAATGCCAGTTTAACGGCGGCCGATATCGACAGGGCGATGCAGGAAATTGAAGCCCCCGTCTTATTACTACAAATGGAAACCAGTCGCGAATCAATCATGGCGGCTCTGAAACAGGCGCAACAAAAAGGCATGTTTGTCATTTTGGATCCCGCACCCGCTGATAATTATTTTGAGGAAGCTTTGCAATACGCTGATTGTGTGACGCCCAATGCGCAGGAAACACAAAAAATTAGTGGTGTGCAGGTGACTGATCAACAAAGTGCGTTGCAAGCAGCGAAAGTGATTGCCGCTAAAGGTGTGCCCAATGTGATTGTTAAAATGGGCAGTCAAGGTAATTTAGTTTATCAAAATGGCAAGGTGGATTATGTGGCTGCTCACAAGGTTCAAGCGGTGGATACTTTGGGCGCGGGCGATACCTTTGCTGCTGGCATGGCGGTCAGTTATGCGAAAAATCAAGACTTGTTGGCGGCAGTGGAATATGGCAACAAGGCGGCGGCCATTAAAGTCAGTCGCACCGGTGGTCAAAAGTCGATGCCGACCGCTGCAGAAATGCAATAA
- a CDS encoding sulfite exporter TauE/SafE family protein: MIANLLLMLVTGLFAGILGSILGIGGGMIVTPILTIAMGLDIKYAIGTSIIVVIATSSGATISFLKDDMLNLRVAMFLEIATTVGAVTGAALNGWIPKSVLYVLFSLLLLQSCYNMVKKLLNKPATAEQAVIQPDYLSQKLRLNGSYYDKALKQKVDYQVKNVPGGFLMMLAAGLASGLLGIGSGAFKVIAMDNIMRMPLKPSSATSNLMMGVTAAASATVYFFNGTILPNIAVPLALGVVFGATIGSRIMQHLHPKVIRIIFIPILLYLGLQMFLKGFGVNI, translated from the coding sequence ATGATTGCAAATTTGTTGTTGATGTTAGTAACGGGTCTCTTTGCAGGTATTTTAGGCTCGATTTTAGGTATTGGTGGTGGCATGATTGTCACGCCGATTTTGACGATTGCCATGGGCTTGGATATTAAATACGCCATTGGAACCAGCATTATCGTGGTCATTGCGACAAGTTCGGGGGCGACGATTTCGTTTTTGAAAGATGACATGCTGAATTTGCGTGTGGCGATGTTTTTGGAAATTGCGACGACAGTTGGTGCCGTTACAGGTGCGGCGTTGAATGGTTGGATTCCCAAATCAGTCTTGTATGTGTTGTTTAGTCTGTTGTTGTTGCAATCCTGTTATAACATGGTCAAAAAGTTGTTGAATAAGCCAGCTACTGCGGAGCAAGCTGTGATTCAGCCGGACTATCTTTCGCAAAAATTGCGCTTGAACGGTAGCTATTATGATAAAGCGCTCAAGCAAAAGGTCGATTATCAAGTTAAAAATGTACCGGGTGGCTTTTTGATGATGCTGGCAGCCGGGCTTGCGAGTGGCTTGTTGGGAATCGGGAGTGGCGCGTTCAAGGTAATTGCGATGGATAACATCATGCGCATGCCGCTCAAGCCGTCCAGTGCGACGAGTAATTTGATGATGGGCGTGACAGCGGCGGCCAGTGCGACGGTATATTTCTTTAATGGGACTATTTTGCCAAATATTGCAGTGCCATTAGCGTTGGGCGTGGTGTTTGGCGCCACGATTGGCAGTCGAATTATGCAACATCTGCACCCGAAAGTGATTCGGATCATCTTTATTCCCATTCTGCTGTATTTAGGTTTACAAATGTTTTTGAAGGGATTCGGGGTCAACATTTGA
- a CDS encoding PTS transporter subunit IIC, with protein sequence MLDTIRAGFNFFIGLGGAAMMFFIITLLSLCFRVKFSKAVEGGLRMATALTGMSAVISLLTTSFGPALNAFVKSTGVNLTITDLGWAPLAVITWGSVYTLYFAFLEILTNLVMLFLKCTNTLNVDMFNIWNVSILGLLIHHYSGNNLWITSLFVVVIVMLMLFNADAIKPTINYLLKYDDNNITTTAHPSLLIMPTAMIVNKLIDWLIPFVDKFDFNADTLNEKIGFWGSKFAIGAYLGIFIGLLGKQSAANICSLAFTAGVALELFGAVGDWFGPAIEPLSGGIQQFMSSRLRGRKLFVAIDWPILASRAEIWAVANILAPIMLVIAMILPGNKVLPLGGIILTVLTPALLLVTRGRVIRMTIIGTVLVPLYLWGATAISKFITATSISMGNFPKGLSKGQTFSSIDSDPIEKFLAILFGKTVKTWDVKLLIISVVAIVVYALVFIWYLKMMKKNNPLKA encoded by the coding sequence ATGCTTGATACAATTCGTGCTGGTTTTAACTTCTTTATCGGTTTAGGTGGCGCGGCAATGATGTTTTTCATCATTACGCTGCTATCACTATGTTTTCGGGTAAAATTCTCCAAGGCGGTCGAGGGTGGTTTGCGTATGGCCACCGCATTAACCGGAATGAGCGCCGTCATTTCATTACTGACGACTTCCTTTGGTCCGGCGCTCAATGCTTTTGTCAAATCGACCGGCGTTAACCTGACGATCACTGACTTAGGTTGGGCACCATTGGCTGTCATCACTTGGGGATCCGTCTATACGCTTTATTTTGCTTTTCTAGAAATTTTAACCAATTTGGTGATGCTCTTTTTAAAATGCACCAATACATTAAATGTTGATATGTTCAATATCTGGAACGTGTCGATTCTAGGGCTGTTAATTCACCATTATTCGGGCAATAATCTGTGGATCACCTCATTGTTCGTCGTGGTGATTGTGATGTTGATGCTCTTTAATGCTGATGCTATCAAACCCACCATTAATTATCTGTTGAAATATGACGACAATAACATCACGACCACGGCGCATCCATCGTTACTAATTATGCCGACTGCCATGATTGTGAATAAATTAATTGATTGGTTAATTCCTTTTGTGGATAAATTCGATTTTAATGCGGATACTTTAAACGAAAAAATCGGCTTTTGGGGTAGCAAATTCGCCATTGGCGCTTATTTAGGGATTTTCATTGGTCTTCTAGGCAAACAAAGTGCTGCTAATATTTGTTCATTAGCCTTTACCGCCGGGGTAGCGCTAGAATTATTTGGTGCCGTGGGCGACTGGTTTGGTCCCGCCATTGAACCCTTATCCGGGGGAATTCAACAATTCATGAGTTCACGTCTGCGCGGGCGCAAACTGTTCGTCGCCATTGATTGGCCGATTCTGGCTTCACGGGCCGAAATTTGGGCGGTAGCCAATATTTTAGCGCCCATTATGTTAGTGATTGCCATGATTTTACCTGGTAATAAAGTTTTGCCACTCGGTGGCATCATATTGACCGTCTTAACACCGGCTTTATTGCTGGTGACGCGCGGGCGAGTGATTCGAATGACCATTATTGGCACCGTTTTAGTTCCGCTATACCTTTGGGGAGCTACCGCAATTTCCAAGTTTATTACCGCCACTTCGATTTCCATGGGTAATTTCCCCAAGGGTCTCTCTAAGGGGCAAACGTTCAGTTCCATTGATTCCGATCCGATTGAGAAGTTCTTGGCGATTTTGTTTGGAAAAACGGTCAAAACTTGGGATGTCAAGTTACTGATTATTTCCGTGGTTGCCATCGTGGTTTACGCACTCGTCTTCATCTGGTACCTCAAAATGATGAAAAAGAACAATCCGTTAAAGGCTTAA
- a CDS encoding winged helix-turn-helix transcriptional regulator — protein MGENKKNTIKCNLASVIHVIHILKGKWIFNIWIEISNGNNHFGTLLRSLPGLNPRSLAHSLKTLEKENIIIKETNSLSQQSTYNLTEKGKSLKCIFTDMNIWADKYA, from the coding sequence ATGGGGGAAAATAAAAAAAATACTATCAAATGTAATCTAGCAAGTGTTATCCATGTAATCCATATTTTAAAGGGCAAATGGATATTCAACATCTGGATAGAAATTTCTAACGGTAATAACCATTTCGGAACATTGCTCAGATCTTTACCGGGGCTGAATCCAAGATCTTTGGCGCATAGTCTGAAAACACTAGAAAAAGAAAATATAATAATTAAAGAAACAAATTCTCTCTCTCAACAAAGTACATATAATTTGACTGAAAAGGGGAAGAGTTTGAAGTGTATTTTTACAGATATGAACATTTGGGCTGACAAATATGCTTAA
- the rpe gene encoding ribulose-phosphate 3-epimerase, which translates to MTKKIAPSLMCTDLGHVARDVQALDAAGVDYYHIDIMDGSFVPNFTLGPDFIQAVRKLTNKPLDIHTMVQQPERFVDLFQQAGADMMSIHAEATMNLQGTLTQIKACGMQAGVAINPATPLSVLDYVLPVADYVVLMTVNPGFAGQKFIPEMYQKIAQLKQKITDLHLTTKIEVDGNLGAQTIPQCVKAGADWFVGGTSSVYRARASLADNVAQTRQWLEVK; encoded by the coding sequence ATGACTAAAAAAATTGCACCATCATTAATGTGTACGGATTTAGGACATGTCGCCCGTGACGTGCAGGCTTTAGATGCTGCGGGCGTGGATTATTATCATATTGATATCATGGACGGTAGTTTTGTGCCAAATTTCACTTTGGGACCAGATTTCATTCAGGCGGTTCGCAAGTTAACCAACAAACCGTTGGATATTCATACTATGGTGCAGCAACCGGAGCGTTTTGTGGACTTATTTCAGCAAGCAGGTGCCGATATGATGTCCATTCACGCGGAAGCAACGATGAATTTGCAAGGTACACTCACGCAAATTAAAGCTTGTGGCATGCAAGCAGGGGTGGCGATTAATCCCGCCACACCGTTAAGTGTTTTGGATTATGTTTTACCAGTAGCGGATTATGTCGTGTTGATGACTGTGAATCCGGGCTTTGCGGGTCAAAAGTTTATCCCCGAAATGTATCAAAAAATTGCACAGCTGAAACAAAAAATTACTGATTTACATTTAACGACTAAAATTGAGGTTGACGGTAATTTGGGTGCCCAAACCATTCCACAGTGTGTCAAAGCCGGTGCCGATTGGTTCGTTGGTGGCACCAGTTCGGTTTATCGCGCAAGAGCTTCGTTGGCGGACAATGTTGCCCAAACCCGGCAATGGTTGGAGGTTAAATAA
- a CDS encoding NAD(P)/FAD-dependent oxidoreductase — MRLFIIGGSFAGISCARQARQLYPHAQITVIERSPTLGFIPGGLVLYLRHKVEHLEDAVFVTPTQLAAAQIDLHLQEQLIAIDPKHHQITTDQRQYSYDKLVLAMGSEQQSLNINLDGTDWNSSFKTYLGAQKALKIIQKAQTLTIIGAGQSGMELASALIANQKAVNLIETASYPLFKYFDQDFLQPFIRDLQTQQQLQLYFDTTIKQIKQHDGFAVQVNGNDIQSDYIFGTVNVHPPKNQLTQQFALNVDNTLQTNQYLETSIPDIFAIGDLIHAPAQQPNELGPYLAQVTHALRSGQVAAYNLQQAKIPCNSGVKTVGTQMFDWYLASSGLLEANAFSVQSDIDSHIFCQNYSLLNPQPMYYKAIYTKDTHQLLGLQIMSKVNCLAKINPAALAIQQGLTLEALMQSDYFFQPEFTNLSEPLNRLSLGSDRSDAL; from the coding sequence ATGCGATTATTTATTATTGGTGGTTCGTTTGCAGGTATCAGTTGTGCCCGCCAAGCTCGACAGCTATATCCTCACGCACAAATCACCGTAATTGAACGTAGCCCCACGCTCGGCTTTATTCCCGGTGGCTTGGTGCTTTATCTCAGACATAAGGTCGAGCATTTAGAAGATGCCGTGTTTGTCACGCCCACACAATTAGCAGCAGCCCAAATTGATTTACATTTGCAGGAACAATTAATTGCTATTGATCCCAAACATCATCAAATTACGACTGATCAACGACAATACTCTTATGACAAATTAGTTTTGGCCATGGGTTCTGAACAACAATCGTTAAATATTAATCTAGACGGTACCGACTGGAATTCTAGTTTCAAAACCTATCTGGGAGCCCAAAAAGCTCTGAAAATCATTCAAAAAGCTCAAACATTAACAATTATTGGTGCAGGCCAATCCGGGATGGAGCTCGCTAGCGCTTTAATTGCCAACCAGAAGGCAGTCAATCTAATTGAAACTGCCAGTTATCCGTTGTTCAAATACTTCGATCAAGATTTTTTGCAACCCTTTATTAGGGATTTACAAACTCAACAACAATTGCAACTTTATTTTGATACAACCATCAAACAGATCAAACAACATGACGGTTTTGCCGTGCAAGTCAATGGAAATGATATCCAAAGTGATTACATTTTTGGAACGGTGAATGTGCATCCACCCAAAAATCAGCTCACTCAGCAATTTGCCTTGAACGTGGATAACACTTTACAAACCAATCAATATCTAGAAACTTCCATTCCCGATATTTTTGCGATCGGTGACTTGATTCACGCACCTGCACAACAACCAAACGAGCTGGGACCATACTTGGCCCAAGTGACTCATGCACTCAGATCAGGACAAGTGGCGGCCTATAATTTGCAACAGGCAAAAATTCCGTGCAACAGTGGCGTTAAAACTGTGGGCACGCAAATGTTTGATTGGTATTTGGCTAGTAGCGGTCTGTTGGAAGCGAATGCTTTTAGTGTTCAATCAGACATTGACAGTCACATTTTCTGCCAAAATTATTCCTTGTTGAATCCTCAACCAATGTATTACAAAGCGATTTATACCAAAGATACCCATCAATTATTAGGCTTGCAAATCATGTCCAAAGTCAATTGCCTCGCCAAAATTAATCCTGCCGCTTTAGCGATTCAACAAGGGTTGACTTTAGAAGCATTAATGCAAAGCGACTATTTTTTTCAACCAGAATTCACGAATCTCAGCGAACCACTAAATAGATTATCGTTAGGAAGTGACCGTAGCGATGCGTTATGA
- a CDS encoding DUF1634 domain-containing protein, protein MKKDEMCDIELLIGKILRVGVIVSVVVMVLGIVLMLVQGQGGYAAKTYPTTFAAIFRGVVQLKPYAVMMLGAFLLILTPVLRVVVSIYAFLKEKDYLYVAITTIVLIILAIAMIGGYFAGH, encoded by the coding sequence ATGAAAAAAGATGAAATGTGCGATATTGAATTATTAATCGGTAAAATTTTACGTGTGGGCGTCATTGTATCCGTTGTCGTCATGGTTTTAGGGATAGTTTTGATGCTGGTACAAGGTCAAGGCGGTTATGCGGCTAAGACTTATCCTACGACTTTTGCGGCCATTTTCCGCGGCGTTGTGCAATTAAAACCATATGCGGTGATGATGTTGGGAGCGTTCTTGTTAATCTTGACGCCAGTTTTACGGGTGGTTGTTTCCATTTATGCTTTTTTGAAAGAAAAAGACTACTTATATGTAGCGATCACCACCATTGTTTTAATTATTTTAGCCATTGCGATGATCGGTGGTTATTTTGCCGGACACTAG